One Halobacterium sp. DL1 DNA window includes the following coding sequences:
- a CDS encoding molecular chaperone Hsp20 encodes MSRNSPFGDFERIVDEMQKRLDDSGGGGQRGTQPSLDVVEYDEEFVVSVDLPGHETDDVEVKLVGRTLTVETERSREERVEEDDGQFIRQERSRSTSSQQVEFPASVRGSDAAATMQNGVLTVTVPKTDTEQDSTRVDIE; translated from the coding sequence ATGTCCAGAAACAGCCCGTTCGGCGACTTCGAGCGCATCGTCGACGAGATGCAGAAGCGACTCGACGACTCCGGCGGCGGTGGCCAGCGAGGAACCCAGCCCAGCCTCGACGTGGTGGAGTACGACGAGGAGTTCGTCGTCAGTGTCGACCTCCCCGGCCACGAGACCGACGACGTGGAGGTCAAGCTCGTCGGACGAACGCTCACCGTGGAGACCGAGCGGTCACGCGAGGAGAGAGTCGAGGAGGACGACGGCCAGTTCATCCGCCAGGAGCGCTCCCGGAGCACCTCGAGCCAGCAGGTGGAGTTCCCGGCGAGCGTGCGGGGTAGCGACGCCGCCGCGACGATGCAGAACGGCGTGCTCACCGTTACGGTGCCGAAGACAGACACCGAACAGGACAGCACCAGGGTCGACATCGAGTGA